A region from the Dinoroseobacter shibae DFL 12 = DSM 16493 genome encodes:
- a CDS encoding nuclear transport factor 2 family protein, with protein sequence MDLKEIALAVKKANADNTTGQLLDTLYAEDCVSVEAACMPGNDSAETVGLDGIRAKHAWWEAEMEFLSGSIEGPHLHSDDRFALVFKSLIREKASGTEIPMEEVAIYTVRDGKIAREEFFYTM encoded by the coding sequence ATGGATCTCAAAGAGATCGCGCTGGCGGTGAAAAAAGCCAACGCGGACAACACCACGGGCCAGTTGCTCGACACGCTCTATGCCGAGGACTGCGTCTCGGTGGAGGCGGCCTGCATGCCCGGCAATGACAGCGCCGAGACGGTCGGCCTCGACGGCATCCGCGCCAAGCACGCCTGGTGGGAAGCGGAGATGGAGTTCCTCTCCGGCAGCATCGAAGGCCCGCACCTGCACAGCGACGACCGGTTCGCCCTGGTCTTCAAGTCGCTCATCCGCGAGAAGGCCAGCGGCACCGAGATCCCCATGGAAGAGGTCGCGATCTACACCGTGCGCGACGGCAAGATCGCGCGGGAGGAGTTCTTCTACACCATGTGA